The genomic region GCGCGCGATTATCGAGATCCGGCCGCCTTTGATCGTGCGGGTGATGAATGCACCAGGTAATTTCCGTCTGATCGCGCATCGTCTGTATGGCGACCATACCCGTGCGCCTGAGCTGTTCCGTTTGAACAATATACGGCTGCCTAACTTCATCCAGCAGGGGGATAAGCTCAATGCCTACGCCAGCTGACAAAGTGCAGCTGCTGATCGGCGGCAAGATGCATGAGGACTGGGAGGACTACGATGTCGATTCTGACTTGCTGATCCCTGCGGACGCATGGCATGTCACGATGGGCATGCGTGGTGGCCAGATGCCGCCTGACGTTGTTGTCGGTGCGCCGGCAGAAGTGCGCGTTGGTGGCGAAACCGTGATGATTGGCCGGATTGATGATATCGATGATGAAGTCAGCAAGACTGCCCGTACATTCTCAATATCTGGTCGTGATAAGGCGGCCAACCTGGTCGACTGCTCTGCGCCTGTGTTTGTCGCACGTATGTCCAGCCTGGCAGACATCATGGCCAAGGTGGTGCGGCCGCTGGGTATCACCAAGATCCGCATCGATGCTGATGCTACCCGTACCCGTGAAAAAATCAATGTGGAACCGGGCGATAGCGCATGGGATGCGCTGTCGCATATTGCCGAAGCCAATGGTCTTTGGCCCTGGTTTGATCCGGATGGTACGCTGGTTATCGGCGGGCCGGATTACGCCAAGCCTGAAGTGGCCACGCTCATCCTGCGCAAGAATGGCAAGGGCAATAATGTCCTGAGCCTTGCCAAGCAAGAGGCGGTAAACGAACGCTACTCCGAGATTACCGTACTGGGTCAGACTCACGGCACCGCAACTGAAACGGGAAAGCATGCGCTGCGTGCTACGGCCAGAGACACCAACGTCAGCTGGTATCGACCCAAAATCGTGGTTGACCATGAAGCTGACAATACTGCCGTCTGTCTCGATCGGGCACGCAAGCTGCTGGCCGATAGCCGCTTGCATGGTTTTACTCTGCAAGCCACGGTTAAAGGTCACCGTATCGTCGCGCCTGGACAGCCTGCTGGTGGCAAGCTTTGGACGCCTGGCCAGCGTGTTCGGGTGTTTTCTGAGCCGCATGGTATCGATGGCGTATTTTTCCTGATGGCGCGTAAATTCAGGGGCGGCCGCGCTAGCGGGTCACGCACTGAGCTGACGCTGAAAGAAGATGGCGTCTGGGTGCTGGATGCTCACCCCCATAAGGGCAAGCATCGCCGTGGCAAGAATAGCGCACCAGGACAGATCATCGACCTTACTGGAGCGGCAGCATGATTAAGCAGATCGATGCCCGTATCCAGCGCGCCCTCGGCAGCATTCGCCAGGCATTTCGCGGCGTGCTGACATTGGTTAAATCAGGCGGTGCTGTGCAGCTGGTGCAACTCGATGGCCTGGCCGGCGAGCAGCTGCAGGATGCCGAGCTGTTCCAGCATTACGGCTACACCAGCAACCCGCCTGCCGGCACGATGGCCATCGTGCTGCCGATCGGCGGCAAGACCGCCCACGGCATCATCGTGGCCACCGAGCACGGCAGCTATCGGCTGCAGAACCTGCAGTCCGGCGAGGTGGCAATCTACACCGACGAAGGCGACAGCATCGTGCTCAAGCGCGGCCGCCTGATCGAGGCAACCACCCAGACGTTTACCCTCAATGCCGGCGTCGCCATCAATCTGAACGCGCCCACTATCACCGCCAACGCCAGCACCGAGGTGGCGTTGAACACCCCCGTGGTGGCCGCCAGTACCGACGTGAAGGCGCAGGGCGAGGTGATCGACCACGGCAACAAGTCCATGTCCAGCATGCGCGACGTCTACAACGGCCACACCCACACTGACCCGCAAGGCGGCAGTGTGAGCGCGCCCAACGGAATAATGTAATGGATGCCTGGATCAATCCGTCCACGGGTGACTATGAACTGAGCAATGGTGCGGCTTTGCGCGACCCTGCAAATGGACTAGCCAATGCCGTCTACCTGCGCCTGATGACGCCGCTCGCCAGCTACTGGGCCGACACCACGCTGGGCAGTCGTTTGCATGAGTTGCAGCGCGAGAAAGATGTGGCGCGTGTTGCGATTCTGGCTCAGCAATATTCAGAGCAGGCGCTGGCCCCGCTCAAGGCCGATGGGCGCGTGACGGACATAGCGGTAACTGTGGATCGCCCTGGCAATGGCTGGATGTATTTGTTCATACAGGTGACTGCCGCCAGTGGCGAGCAGTTGCCTTTTACTTACCCCGTTAAAGTGATTTAAGACATGGCATTTTTAACGCTCGATTATCAGGCTGTGCGCGACGGTATATTGCGCGATATCGCTAATCAGCCGCGCTCGGATGGCCAGGTGCCGAATGTGGCGCTGGATGGCGATTATGCTATCCGGGCGAATGCCACCGGCTCCGCCATCGAAGGGCTTTACCAGCATCAACAGTGGATCGTGCGCCAGCTTTTCGCGGATACGGCTGACACGGACTACCTGGAGCGGTTTGGCGCGCGCTATAAAATCTATCGGCTGCAAGCCGTGGCAGCTACCGGCAGTATCGACTTCTCCGGCACGCCAGGTGCAGCCGTGCCCATTGGCACTGCATCCACGACGATAGATGGCGTTGCCTTTGTCACCACTGCGGCCAGCGTGATCGGCGCCGGCGGTACGGTGAACATTGCCGCCCAGGCTTCGCTTGCCGGGGCGGCGGGAAACAAGCTTGCAGGCACGGCGCTGACGCTCACCGCTGCGCCCCCCGGCGTGCTGTCACAGGCGGCGATCAATACCATGACCGGCGGTGCCGATGCGGAGACCAATGCCGCGCTGCTGGCGCGCATATTGTTCCGCCTGCAAAACCCGCCTTGCGGCGGTGCGGCCCATGACTATTACGCCTGGGCGATAGAGGTATCCGGCGTCAGCGCTGCCTATGTGTACTCCAACCGGCGCGGGCTGGGCACGACCGATGTAATCATCCTGACGAATGGCGGGCTTCCCAGTGCGGGCCTGGTGGCCAGCGTGCAAAGCCATATCGATGGCGTGCGCCCGGTGCAGGCGGATTTTCTGGTGTTCGCGCCAACGGCGGTAGCGGCCAACATCACTGCTACGCTGACCTTGGCGGCCGGGTATGTGCTGGCCGATGTTGCGGCGGCGATCAATACCGTGCTGGATGCCTATTTCGCCACGTTGAAACCCGGCGACACCTGCTACATCAACCGCATTCGCGCCATTATCTCGGATACGCCAGGCGTGCTTGATTTCAACCTCACCGCCCCGGCCGGGAATGTGGCCACGCTGGTGGACGCCACCCATACCGAGATTGCTGTTAAGGGCGTCGTGACTCTGACATGAATCACGCCGACCTTCTAAAGCTGCTGCTGCCGCCGTCGAGCATCGACCCGAATGGGCTGGCGATATCGATCGAATTAGCCGCCGAAGGCAAGGCGCTCGACACGGCCTATTACAGCGCCAACCAGCTGCTCGAGGAGGCAGACCCAAGCACCACGGTGATGATGCTTCCCGACTGGGAGCGCAACTACGGACTGCCCGATGCCTGCGTGGCGGCCGCCGGGATCATCCAGTCAACTCAGGAGCGGCGCGCTGCACTGGTAGCCAAGGTGACTATGGTGGGCGGCCAGGATCCGGCGTTCTTCATCGGGCTGGCGGCCGATCTCGGCTACACAGTGAGCATCACCGAATGGCGGCCGCACACCACCGAGGACGATTCTGAGTACCCGGTAACCGACGAACCCTGGCGCTTCGTCTGGCAGGTCAATGCGCCGCTGAACACCATCCGCGAGCAGACCACCGAAGACGATACCGAAATGGCGCTTGAGGTTTGGGGAAACGATCTTTTGGAATGCGTGATCAGCCGCTTCAAACCGGCGCATACGCATGTAATTTTCAGCTACGCATAAAGGAGAAAGACACCATGCAGCGAGTCAAACGCAGTACCGCCATCGCCGTTTTACCGGCGGCTCCGGCTGGGGGCACACCGGGGTATTTTGCGGCCCCTAATCCGCAAGGCGGCGTGCCCGCCACGGTACCTGGGTACGAGTGGTACAACGGGGTGCAGGAAGAGCTTTGCAACGCGATTTTGGATTCCGGTCAGACCCTCGATCCTGATAATAACTCCCAGCTTAAGTACGCCATTCAGGTGCACGACACCGCTGCGGTAAAAAGTTACCGGCTGGGCGTTTCCAACGGCGCGCTCGTCCTCATCGAACAATAAGGAGGTTTTACATGTACGGAATTCCGCGAATCCTGCAAACACGGGAAGACTTTGATCTTGCTGTCTCTCTGGCCCGGAGCGGAGAGGCAGACCGCCATGTTGTTGCTAATCAGCTGCATGGCTTGCTCGAGGCGGCTCAGCACTACGTCTTTGACCGAGTGCTTGCCGCTGGCGAGGCGCCGGATGGCGCCATGCCAGGCTACTGTGTTGTCGAGCCGAGCGATACGAATCCACAGCGCCAGCAGCTAAAAAGCATCATCGACAACGAGGCGCGGCTGTTTGCGCTTGGCTTCGCCCAGGCGGAAATTGAATCACTTATCACTGAATTGGAGGCTTGATCATGGCTGTAGGCGACATCATTGCAATCCCGGCCATGTCGGCCGGTTATTTTCAGGTGCAGGGGCGGCTAGCCAAAACCAGCGGCGGCGATACCCTGGACATACCGGCCGGCATGCTGAACATCGGTGGCAACGGGTTTGGCTATATCCTCAGCGCCGCCACGGCCTGGAACCCCTATCTCGTTGCGAATAACGACGCGAGCTTTTCCATAATCACGCTCGGCGACGATATCTATGTCTATGCTGTCCAGCAGGCAAGCGGCGTGGCCAAACTGGTGGCCAGTAAAAATGCTACGGCGCCAACCGGATATAGCGCCAGCAATTCGCGCAAGATCGGCGGTTTCCACGTCGGCAGAACTCGGCCAATAGCCAATCGCTTCGATGCCGCCTTCCTGCCAGCCATCGGTATCGTGCCCAACAGCGTCTGGGATCTCGCCACTCGCCCCAAGGCCGCCCCCGAGGGTATGGCCGAGTTCGTCCCAGGACGTTGGGGCAGCATTTACCTATTGTCGCCGATCTCAGGCGCATGGCCCAGCGTGGTCTTCGGCAGTCGCTACAACGTATCGCCAGTGCGATCGACGGGCGGCTATAACGAGCTGGATCTGCATCGTGGTGTGCATGCCGCCGGGATGCGCGAACCGACCTTTGAAGAATGGTTGATGATGGCAGACGGCGCACCGCAAGGGTTGGATGCTGCCAACGATACCGCGTGGAGCATGACGACCAACACCGGGCCATGCAACACGGGGTTCCTGCAGAAATCAGTGAGTTGCGCAAATTTCGTGGATTGTGTCGGAAATCTCTGGGAGCGCCTGAATCACCACTTTGACACCACCACTGGCGCCTATGCGTGGGATGCTACGGTGGTCAATACCGGGCAGGACGCTGCTCAAGCGCGCGGCCAGGTGAACCACGTTGCCTGGCGCGACGCCGTCGCCGGTGGCAGTTGGGTTGAGGGTCTCCACGCGGGCGCTCGCACGCTCAGTTTGGGTGCCGCTGCCTGGGCTGCCGGTGGCAATATCGGCGTGCGCGGTGTCAGTGATTCCCTATGAGCATATCGCTTGATTTGCCTGGTCACGGCAGTGGCCGGGCGGCTGACTTGCCGAGGCTGAAGGTGCTGGAGCTGTGCGAGCAGCTGATTGTCGAGGCAATGCCTGTGCTCGATAAGATTCCGCGCTGCCATCGCTACCGCTACGGTGCGCGGCTGGAATCGGCGTTGTTTGCACTGCCTGAACTGGTAGTGCAGGCAGCGAGCTCAGGCACCAAGACCAAGGTGTTTGCATTAACAGACCATCTGGAAGTAACCAATGCCCTATTGCGCATTGGTGCGGAGCGCAAGCTGATCAGCCCGCGATTCGTGGGGCATATCATGAGCGCGCCTACCGAAGTCTCGCCGCGAGGTGGACTACTGCGGCAGGTTGGTGCGATGGCAGCCTCCTGGCGCAAATCGATAAAAGGGCAGTAATGCAACAAGGGATAAGGCGGGTTTCGACGCGCGGCCAGGTGAACCACGTTGCCTGGCGCTACGCCATCGCCGGTGGCAGTTGGGTTGAGGGTATCCACGCGGGCGCTCGCACGCTCAATTTGAATGCCAATGCCTGGAATGCCAATGGCAATATCGGCGTGCGCGGTGTCAGTGATGCAATAGCAGCAGAGCAATACTCAGATGCCCGGGCGGAATCTCGTGCACCCTGCATCCCCTATGGATCAGCCGCTTCATCCCAGCCAGGCAGTCGCCTGGCTGAATATCAAAAAACGCCGTGCAGTCGCGATACCAAGCCGCTGCATGGCAACAACCTCCAAATATGAGTAAAAAACACGACCATCTAATCGAGCGGATTGCCGACTGGGATAACCTGCTGCTGGCCTACCAGAAAGCCCGCAGCGGCAAGCGAGATCGCGCTGAAGTGCAGGTGTTTTCCAGCGACCTTTGGCTGCACCTGGGGAATATCCAGCACCATCTGCTGCACGGAACCTACCGGATGGGCGACTATCGTCGATTCGTTGTGTATGAGCCGAAGCGCCGGGAAATTCTGGCTGCGCCTTTCGCGGATAGGGTAATGCAGCATGCCATCCTGAATGTGATGCAGCCGATCTGGGATGCCTGCATGATCGAGGACACCTATGCATGTCGCCCCGGCAAGGGCACGCATGCCGGGGCTGACCGGTTGCAGCAGTGGCTACGCGATATGGCGGCCAATCAGCCGTTGGCGGAGGTCTGGATTGCGAAGACGGATTTCAGCAAGTATTTCCAACGTATTCAGCATGCCGATCTAAAGCTGATCTGCCGGCGCAAGATCATATGCGAGCGAACCCTGCAACTGCTGGATTCGATTATCGGCAGCACGCCCGGCGGTGTCGGCATCCCGGTTGGAAACCTAACCAGCCAGTGGCTGGCCAACCTGCTAGGCAACGAGATCGACCAGTGGATCAAGCGTGAGTTGCGTGTGAAGCGCTATCTGCGCTATATGGATGATATGGTTGCCATCTTCTCCAGCCAGTCTGAGGCGCAGTGGTTCGTGCGGCAGATTGAAGATCGTGCTGGTCGATATGGGCTTACGTTTTCGCGGTGGAGCGTGCACCGCGCAACGCAAGGTATTAATGCGCTTGGCTACCGTATCTGGCCAACTCATAAGTTGTTACGCCGCCGAGCGGTTGTGATGTTCAGGCGTGATATGCGGCATCTGGTGCGCGGCAAGGAAGAGGGTTGGGCCAGTTCTGATCAGGTGATGGCTAGGGTTAAGGCATTCGTAGCCCATGCAAAACATGGGGATACATGGCGGCTTCGTAAAAAGCTATTTTCGTCTATTATTTTTTAAAATGTTTAGTGCCAAATAAATCGCAAATCAGTGCCAAATTGGCCGCGCCGTTACAAGCACGCGCAGTCGGCTTTGAGAATACTGACATCGGTGGTGTGACGCCGGATTTATTGGAAAGCTCCGGATGGAAATAAAAAAGGCTTGCATCGCTGCAAGCCTTGTTTTCTGGTGGGTCGGGCGGGATTCGAACCCGCGACAAACGGATTAAAAGTCCGCTGCTCTACCGACTGAGCTACCGACCCGGTTGAGAGCCGCAATTATACTGGATTTCACAAATCCGTCAAGAAAGTAAATGCAAAAAAACGAATCAGAATTTTATGAGGAGAAATTCTGGATGTAGCCGGGAGCCGTCCTCGACAAGGACCGGGATGCTGATGGTGGTGCTGACTTCGCGGTGTGCGCGACCATGAACGTCGCTCTGAATGGCGTGATCAGGATGACATTTTTGCGCGATCAGGGCCGGCGGCTGGTCGATGATTTCGATGGCGATATAACGATCGTTTTTCCAGATGAAATTCAGTCCGATTATTTCGTGAAGTTCGTCGAGACTGATCGGCGGTTTCATTATTCTTTCAGGCCCTTGATCCAGCGGCTGTACATGCGGTCCGCCACGTGATTCAGGTCGTTCAGCCTGGTTTGCAGGTCGGCCTGCATTTCGGCCGGGGTTTGCACGGCGGGGCTGGCACTGGCGGCATTGATTTCGTCTGTACCGTGTTCACACCAGCTGTTGACCATGTCGGCCGTCATTTCGATGTGGCATTGCAAGGCCAGGTTTTTGCCGATGACGTAGGCCTGATTTGCGCAGTAATCGCTTTTAAGGATATGCGTTGCGCCTTGAGGCAGGCTGAAGGTTTCACCATGCCAGTGAAAGCTGCTGAACCGGGTGAGGCCGTCCAGCCATGCGCGCGCACTGTCGTTGTCGGTGGCGTAAACTTCGCCCCAGCCGATTTCTTTTACCGGATTGAGGTTGACAGACGCTCCCAGCGCTTTGGAAATGAGCTGGCCGCCAAGGCAGTGACCGAGGACGGGAATGTCAGCCGCTATGGCATCGCGTATCAGTTGCAATGACTGCGAAATCCACGGCAATGGATCATTTACGCTCATGCTGCCCCCCATGAATACCAGGCCGGAAAATGCCGTCGGGTCCGCGGGGATGGGTTCGTTTTCGTCAACCTTGATCAATACACTTGGAATCTGGTGCTGATCGAGAAAGTCGCTGAAATAGCCTGCGCCTTCAAACGGGATATGGCGAAAAATGGCTACGGGTTTCATGGCGTTGGCATGCTGTCGCAGCTCAAAGCTTGCGTTTGTCGCGTTCGATCAATGCGTAGGCCGAATGATTATGGATGGATTCGAAATTCTCGCTTTCCACCACATAACTGTCGATACGCGGCTCCCTGTCCAGCGCTGCGGCAACATCGCGCACCATGTCTTCGACGAATTTCGGATTGTCGTAGGCGCGTTCGGTGACAAATTTCTCATCCGGGCGTTTGAGCAAGCCGTAGAGTTCGCAGGAAGCCTGCTTCTCGGCTACGGCAACGATATCCTCTATCCACATGAAGTCGTTGGTGCGCGCGCTGATGGTCACATGCGAACGCTGATTATGCGCGCCGTATTCCGAAATTTTCTTCGAGCACGGGCACAGGCTGGTGACCGGCACCACGACCTTGGTGGTGTGCACGTACTGGCCATTCTCAATCGCGCCGATCAGCGTTACGTCGTAATCCATCAGGCTCTGCACGCCGGAAACAGGCGCGGTTTTGTTGATGAAATACGGGAAGCTCATTTCGATGTAGCCGGAATCTGCCTCCAGGCGCTGTACCATCTGGCGCAAAATGGATTCGAAATTCTCGATGGAGATCTCGCGCTCGTTGGTGTTGAGTATCTCCACGAAGCGCGACATGTGCGTGCCCTTGAAGTTATGCGGCAAGAACACGTACATGTTGAAATTGG from Sulfuriferula sp. AH1 harbors:
- a CDS encoding phage baseplate assembly protein, which encodes MPTPADKVQLLIGGKMHEDWEDYDVDSDLLIPADAWHVTMGMRGGQMPPDVVVGAPAEVRVGGETVMIGRIDDIDDEVSKTARTFSISGRDKAANLVDCSAPVFVARMSSLADIMAKVVRPLGITKIRIDADATRTREKINVEPGDSAWDALSHIAEANGLWPWFDPDGTLVIGGPDYAKPEVATLILRKNGKGNNVLSLAKQEAVNERYSEITVLGQTHGTATETGKHALRATARDTNVSWYRPKIVVDHEADNTAVCLDRARKLLADSRLHGFTLQATVKGHRIVAPGQPAGGKLWTPGQRVRVFSEPHGIDGVFFLMARKFRGGRASGSRTELTLKEDGVWVLDAHPHKGKHRRGKNSAPGQIIDLTGAAA
- a CDS encoding phage baseplate assembly protein V, which gives rise to MIKQIDARIQRALGSIRQAFRGVLTLVKSGGAVQLVQLDGLAGEQLQDAELFQHYGYTSNPPAGTMAIVLPIGGKTAHGIIVATEHGSYRLQNLQSGEVAIYTDEGDSIVLKRGRLIEATTQTFTLNAGVAINLNAPTITANASTEVALNTPVVAASTDVKAQGEVIDHGNKSMSSMRDVYNGHTHTDPQGGSVSAPNGIM
- a CDS encoding phage GP46 family protein, with translation MDAWINPSTGDYELSNGAALRDPANGLANAVYLRLMTPLASYWADTTLGSRLHELQREKDVARVAILAQQYSEQALAPLKADGRVTDIAVTVDRPGNGWMYLFIQVTAASGEQLPFTYPVKVI
- a CDS encoding baseplate J/gp47 family protein, translating into MAFLTLDYQAVRDGILRDIANQPRSDGQVPNVALDGDYAIRANATGSAIEGLYQHQQWIVRQLFADTADTDYLERFGARYKIYRLQAVAATGSIDFSGTPGAAVPIGTASTTIDGVAFVTTAASVIGAGGTVNIAAQASLAGAAGNKLAGTALTLTAAPPGVLSQAAINTMTGGADAETNAALLARILFRLQNPPCGGAAHDYYAWAIEVSGVSAAYVYSNRRGLGTTDVIILTNGGLPSAGLVASVQSHIDGVRPVQADFLVFAPTAVAANITATLTLAAGYVLADVAAAINTVLDAYFATLKPGDTCYINRIRAIISDTPGVLDFNLTAPAGNVATLVDATHTEIAVKGVVTLT
- a CDS encoding YmfQ family protein, whose amino-acid sequence is MNHADLLKLLLPPSSIDPNGLAISIELAAEGKALDTAYYSANQLLEEADPSTTVMMLPDWERNYGLPDACVAAAGIIQSTQERRAALVAKVTMVGGQDPAFFIGLAADLGYTVSITEWRPHTTEDDSEYPVTDEPWRFVWQVNAPLNTIREQTTEDDTEMALEVWGNDLLECVISRFKPAHTHVIFSYA
- a CDS encoding four helix bundle protein gives rise to the protein MSISLDLPGHGSGRAADLPRLKVLELCEQLIVEAMPVLDKIPRCHRYRYGARLESALFALPELVVQAASSGTKTKVFALTDHLEVTNALLRIGAERKLISPRFVGHIMSAPTEVSPRGGLLRQVGAMAASWRKSIKGQ
- a CDS encoding RNA-directed DNA polymerase; this translates as MSKKHDHLIERIADWDNLLLAYQKARSGKRDRAEVQVFSSDLWLHLGNIQHHLLHGTYRMGDYRRFVVYEPKRREILAAPFADRVMQHAILNVMQPIWDACMIEDTYACRPGKGTHAGADRLQQWLRDMAANQPLAEVWIAKTDFSKYFQRIQHADLKLICRRKIICERTLQLLDSIIGSTPGGVGIPVGNLTSQWLANLLGNEIDQWIKRELRVKRYLRYMDDMVAIFSSQSEAQWFVRQIEDRAGRYGLTFSRWSVHRATQGINALGYRIWPTHKLLRRRAVVMFRRDMRHLVRGKEEGWASSDQVMARVKAFVAHAKHGDTWRLRKKLFSSIIF
- a CDS encoding type 1 glutamine amidotransferase, giving the protein MKPVAIFRHIPFEGAGYFSDFLDQHQIPSVLIKVDENEPIPADPTAFSGLVFMGGSMSVNDPLPWISQSLQLIRDAIAADIPVLGHCLGGQLISKALGASVNLNPVKEIGWGEVYATDNDSARAWLDGLTRFSSFHWHGETFSLPQGATHILKSDYCANQAYVIGKNLALQCHIEMTADMVNSWCEHGTDEINAASASPAVQTPAEMQADLQTRLNDLNHVADRMYSRWIKGLKE
- the folE2 gene encoding GTP cyclohydrolase FolE2 — its product is MNDCCDITAPMPDVQNYADTRQIAINKVGIKSIRHPVKVADKSSGIQHTIANFNMYVFLPHNFKGTHMSRFVEILNTNEREISIENFESILRQMVQRLEADSGYIEMSFPYFINKTAPVSGVQSLMDYDVTLIGAIENGQYVHTTKVVVPVTSLCPCSKKISEYGAHNQRSHVTISARTNDFMWIEDIVAVAEKQASCELYGLLKRPDEKFVTERAYDNPKFVEDMVRDVAAALDREPRIDSYVVESENFESIHNHSAYALIERDKRKL